A genomic window from Salvelinus namaycush isolate Seneca chromosome 21, SaNama_1.0, whole genome shotgun sequence includes:
- the LOC120065868 gene encoding neuron navigator 2-like: MTTPTKRLSTTGSDDREDPQIYTDWANHYLVKSGRQRLIKDLQQDVTDGVLLAEIIQLVANEKIEDINGYPKSRTQMVGVGAVFNLSHKGINPPHPKTETPGRLALLTTL, from the exons ATGACCACCCCCACCAAAAGGCTCTCAACCACAGGGAGTGACGACCGAGAGGACCCTCAG ATTTACACGGACTGGGCCAACCATTATCTGGTGAAGTCGGGCCGTCAGCGACTGATCAAGGACTTGCAGCAGGATGTTACAGATGGAGTGCTACTGGCTGAGATCATACAGCTTGTGG CAAATGAGAAGATAGAAGACATCAATGGCTACCCTAAGAGCCGGACTCAGATGGTGGGTGTTGGTGCTGTGTTTAATCTGTCACATAAGGGGATCAATCCTCCACACCCTAAAACAGAGACACCAGGGAGGCTTGCACTACTAACGACATTATAG